The proteins below come from a single Fastidiosipila sanguinis genomic window:
- a CDS encoding ABC transporter ATP-binding protein, with protein sequence MLEIKNLNKRYSKVYANKNINVTIPDNSVTLLVGPNGAGKSTLIKSIMGLLSYDGEITIDGYSNKSVEGRNLIGYIPELPHLYEILTVDEHLEFIARVYKLENWRERADALLRRLDMYENKDKMGSELSKGMQQKLNIMVALLPKPKFVLLDEPMIGLDPRAIVELKHMIAELKAEGTSLLISTHILDTVDEIWDKVLIMTEGSIVAVADKKQLDENNETLEELFFRVTDLDHTDIKVTTNVEDYQNLEVENNSESSENEDKN encoded by the coding sequence ATGCTAGAAATTAAAAATTTAAATAAAAGATATTCTAAAGTTTATGCAAATAAAAATATAAATGTAACAATTCCTGATAATTCAGTAACATTGCTGGTTGGGCCTAATGGTGCTGGTAAGTCTACTTTAATCAAAAGTATTATGGGCTTGTTGAGTTATGATGGTGAAATAACAATAGATGGTTACAGTAATAAATCTGTTGAAGGTAGAAATTTAATAGGATATATACCTGAACTACCTCACTTATACGAAATATTAACAGTAGATGAGCATTTAGAGTTTATTGCTAGAGTCTATAAATTGGAAAACTGGAGAGAGCGTGCAGATGCTTTGTTGAGAAGACTAGATATGTATGAGAACAAGGATAAAATGGGCTCAGAATTATCTAAAGGTATGCAACAAAAGCTAAACATCATGGTTGCTCTTTTGCCAAAACCTAAATTTGTTTTGCTGGACGAACCAATGATAGGTCTTGACCCTAGAGCTATTGTTGAGCTAAAACATATGATTGCCGAGCTCAAAGCAGAGGGAACTTCTTTATTAATTTCTACACATATTCTAGATACAGTTGATGAGATCTGGGATAAAGTTCTAATAATGACAGAAGGTAGTATTGTAGCAGTAGCTGACAAAAAGCAATTAGATGAAAACAATGAAACACTTGAGGAACTGTTCTTCCGTGTTACTGATTTGGATCATACTGATATAAAAGTTACTACCAATGTAGAAGATTATCAAAACTTAGAAGTAGAAAACAATTCTGAATCTAGTGAAAATGAAGATAAGAATTAG